The genomic interval ATTTCGTGGATGCGAGTGGCATCTCTGATATCCTCTCGAATAAGCTGTTGTAAACGGAGATTCTGCCAGCGATTGGAAAAACGTTTATCTCGTTTCAGAAAAGGTTCCGGAAAGCCTCCAAATTCTATGAGTGCTTGAAGGTCTTGTGATGCAATTTGCGATGGGCCTTGGAGCAACTCATTCTGATCTATCTTGCCGATGATTTCTCTAACAGATAGGGGGTGCAGACGGTAATTAAAAGTTCGTCCCATGAGGCTATCGCTGCCATGAGAATACAAATCCATACGAGCACTACCGGTGACCATGAATTGAATCTTATCCTCGAACCGATCGAAGAAACCTTTTAGAAAATTTTTCCAGTCGGTGTATTTGTGAATTTCATCCAGCACCAGTAATGGTTTGTGTGAAAATAGTTGATCCAGTTCCAGTTCGCTGATGATTTGATCTGGTCCTCGCAGGATTAGATCGCGATGATTGACGTCATCCCAATTTAGATAGTGAAGCGAGTCTCCAGCGTTCTCATGGGCATTGGAGAAAGTATTTAGCAGATGTTTGGCCATGGTCGTTTTGCCTACCTGGCGAGGGCCGGATAATATTGTGATCTGTCGGTGACTCGCCATTATAGCAGTTAATGGGGGAATCCATGATCTGTCCATATTTAGCTCCATCGTAAAACGGTTGCAACTATTTTACGATATACCATCAAATAGTCAAGCATAAAATTGTTCCCTGAAAACAGGTTGTGTCAGGTTATCAGTACAAAAACCCGAAGAGATAGAGGGGAATCCTTTGCTTGTCACCGATAGTCATGTCATCTAA from Candidatus Neomarinimicrobiota bacterium carries:
- a CDS encoding ATP-binding protein: MDRSWIPPLTAIMASHRQITILSGPRQVGKTTMAKHLLNTFSNAHENAGDSLHYLNWDDVNHRDLILRGPDQIISELELDQLFSHKPLLVLDEIHKYTDWKNFLKGFFDRFEDKIQFMVTGSARMDLYSHGSDSLMGRTFNYRLHPLSVREIIGKIDQNELLQGPSQIASQDLQALIEFGGFPEPFLKRDKRFSNRWQNLRLQQLIREDIRDATRIHEIQQLEVLQNHLRNQVGQETKYSTLARHIRVSVDTIRRWLDILESFYFCFRIRPWHRNIATALRKEPKTYLWDWALIRDPGARSENFIASHLLKATHWWTDQGLGQFELFYLRTKEGREVDFLVTKDEDPWFLVEVKQSPNSNMNPNLHWFQKKTAAPHAFQVELSAPYVDADCFQHSDPIRVPAQTFLSQLV